Proteins encoded together in one Chloroflexota bacterium window:
- a CDS encoding c-type cytochrome — protein MSNSLRAERIALAWVFLALVVLPAALFGYQAWRTHPGDVRVVEITARAPFAGGWQPDTIRVNRGERVRLQIAAIDAVHGMAIPALNIAVDEILPGHVAQLEFVANQPGRFAFACTRWCSADHWRMRGVIEVVDPLQAAAPPAWTPPRYQQLGIDLDAIRPALNLPPAPPSPAHGATLAASFALPAIGSTDAPADMFARLRAEPAAAALTDAQVWDIVAYAWGRTTDASLLDLGRTLYARDCAACHGETGRGDGPAGRNLPGLAAMNSVLLRGPRNFTDRALMLSASDLLLEGKVIRGGMGTGMPEWRSLYSDDDVRAVVGFVRRFGWDTP, from the coding sequence ATGTCTAACTCACTGAGGGCTGAGCGCATCGCGCTCGCCTGGGTCTTTCTGGCGCTGGTCGTGCTGCCCGCAGCGCTCTTTGGCTACCAGGCATGGCGCACACATCCAGGTGACGTACGCGTGGTCGAGATTACCGCGCGCGCCCCATTTGCGGGCGGTTGGCAACCGGACACCATTCGCGTCAACCGGGGCGAGCGGGTGCGGCTGCAGATTGCCGCAATCGACGCCGTGCACGGCATGGCCATACCGGCGCTCAACATCGCCGTGGATGAGATTCTGCCGGGCCACGTCGCCCAACTCGAATTCGTGGCGAATCAACCGGGACGTTTTGCATTTGCCTGCACCCGCTGGTGCAGCGCGGACCACTGGCGCATGCGCGGCGTCATCGAAGTGGTTGATCCGCTGCAGGCGGCCGCACCACCGGCCTGGACGCCTCCGCGCTATCAGCAGTTGGGCATCGATCTGGATGCGATCCGACCGGCGCTGAATTTGCCGCCAGCCCCGCCCTCGCCCGCGCACGGCGCGACGCTGGCCGCTTCGTTCGCTCTGCCGGCGATTGGCTCGACCGACGCGCCGGCGGATATGTTCGCTCGCTTGCGCGCTGAACCCGCGGCTGCGGCGCTCACGGACGCCCAGGTCTGGGACATCGTGGCCTATGCCTGGGGGCGCACGACCGACGCCTCGCTGCTGGATCTGGGGCGAACACTATATGCGCGTGACTGCGCCGCCTGCCACGGTGAAACGGGCCGGGGCGACGGCCCAGCCGGCCGGAACCTGCCCGGCCTGGCCGCCATGAACAGTGTTCTGCTGCGCGGCCCGCGCAATTTCACCGACCGCGCGCTCATGCTCAGTGCGAGCGACTTACTGCTGGAAGGGAAAGTCATTCGCGGCGGCATGGGGACCGGCATGCCCGAATGGCGTTCGCTGTACAGCGACGATGACGTGAGAGCCGTGGTTGGCTTTGTGCGTCGATTTGGATGGGATACGCCTTAG
- a CDS encoding class I SAM-dependent methyltransferase codes for MSNTIDSSATRSTRARYNRIAPIYDLMESMTESRFRPWRKQLWAAVPAGLVLEVGVGTGKNLPFHPRAARMFGIDLSDRMLDRARARARQLGQSIELREMDAQRLGFPTYSFDAAAATFVFCSVPDPVQGLRELGRVVKPDGHILLLEHVRIDGSAIGRVMDLLNPVVIRLWGANINRRTVENVRAAGLQIDGVESLGPMGMVKLIHARPAN; via the coding sequence ATGTCGAATACGATCGATTCGTCCGCAACGCGCTCAACCCGCGCGCGCTACAACCGAATCGCCCCGATCTACGACTTGATGGAAAGCATGACCGAGTCGCGTTTCCGGCCCTGGCGCAAGCAGCTGTGGGCAGCCGTGCCGGCCGGACTCGTGCTGGAGGTCGGGGTGGGCACCGGCAAGAATCTGCCCTTCCACCCGCGAGCGGCCCGCATGTTCGGGATCGACCTGTCCGATCGGATGCTGGATCGCGCCCGCGCCCGCGCACGTCAACTCGGACAATCGATTGAACTACGCGAGATGGATGCGCAGCGCCTCGGCTTCCCCACCTACTCGTTTGACGCCGCGGCTGCGACGTTCGTGTTCTGCTCCGTGCCCGATCCGGTGCAAGGGTTGCGGGAGCTCGGGCGCGTCGTCAAACCGGATGGACACATCCTGCTGCTGGAGCACGTGCGGATCGACGGCAGTGCGATTGGGCGCGTGATGGACCTGCTCAATCCCGTTGTCATTCGACTGTGGGGCGCCAACATCAACCGGAGAACCGTGGAGAATGTGCGAGCCGCCGGATTGCAGATCGACGGCGTTGAATCGCTCGGACCGATGGGCATGGTCAAGCTCATCCATGCCCGGCCCGCAAACTGA
- a CDS encoding DUF2933 domain-containing protein, with amino-acid sequence MKLSQRLGDAKHFLLMIACCLVPLVLILAVSLLGVSFGSLTALVPYAMVLICPLAMIWMMRQMGHEHGADESRQTPAAMPKGATTPVTASEQPVHRH; translated from the coding sequence ATGAAGCTCTCACAGAGGCTGGGCGATGCGAAACATTTTCTGCTGATGATCGCCTGCTGCCTGGTTCCGCTGGTGCTCATACTCGCGGTCAGCCTGCTGGGCGTCTCGTTTGGCTCGTTGACGGCGCTCGTGCCGTATGCGATGGTGCTCATCTGCCCGCTGGCGATGATTTGGATGATGCGCCAGATGGGACATGAGCATGGCGCGGACGAGAGCCGCCAGACGCCCGCCGCTATGCCGAAGGGCGCGACGACGCCGGTCACGGCTAGCGAGCAGCCGGTTCACCGGCATTAG
- a CDS encoding heavy-metal-associated domain-containing protein, whose amino-acid sequence MDMVAVSLPVAGMTGASNALRLEGVLSHIDGVVGASVNFASERAIITYVDGSVSLARLADAVRQAGYAVPLESTTLAVPDLVYASSARTVRRVLGGVAGVVSVDAQLASGQIRVDAPAGQVDREALEEALAGLGLHALDGVRPMERLAAMARSTVAAAAAIVLIASALVGAWWLAGGAALVIAAAAWPIYRRALAALSQGEYDAQDVCALITLALLAGSGLLFVLSALASAGTVWPVTAGLVLAGLLTIAWPGTRALALRFGRAAMNRDGVDVERRVLWAALAGMAGLAGMLGLYLGILSVANSPAHAFDQLGQDLGWVVLVALGFGVQVGMHTLLRLGAHAATSAGNAALSGAGTMGSTIGMIACCAHHVADLAPLAALLGASGMSGFAAALNEWKFPVIAVGLLINAIGVYFTWRVLRRSFVLVGAMA is encoded by the coding sequence ATGGATATGGTGGCCGTTTCCCTGCCGGTTGCCGGTATGACAGGCGCTTCGAACGCGCTGCGCCTTGAAGGCGTCCTGTCACACATCGACGGCGTGGTCGGGGCGTCGGTAAACTTCGCGAGCGAACGCGCCATCATCACGTATGTCGATGGCAGTGTCTCGCTGGCGCGGTTGGCGGACGCCGTCCGGCAAGCCGGGTATGCGGTGCCGCTTGAATCAACCACCCTGGCCGTCCCCGATCTGGTCTATGCGAGTTCCGCACGGACGGTCCGGCGTGTACTCGGCGGCGTGGCGGGTGTCGTCTCCGTTGATGCACAGTTGGCCTCGGGTCAGATACGCGTGGACGCGCCCGCCGGGCAGGTCGATCGTGAGGCACTGGAGGAAGCGCTCGCCGGACTGGGGTTGCACGCTCTGGATGGGGTGCGCCCCATGGAACGGTTGGCGGCGATGGCCCGCAGCACTGTTGCGGCGGCGGCGGCCATCGTGTTGATTGCCAGCGCGCTCGTTGGCGCATGGTGGCTGGCGGGTGGCGCCGCATTGGTGATCGCCGCGGCTGCATGGCCCATCTACCGGCGGGCGCTCGCGGCTCTATCTCAGGGCGAGTATGATGCGCAGGACGTATGCGCCCTGATAACACTGGCACTGCTGGCCGGCAGCGGATTATTGTTTGTGCTGTCCGCGCTTGCATCGGCCGGCACGGTCTGGCCGGTCACGGCCGGGTTGGTGCTGGCGGGGTTATTGACAATCGCCTGGCCGGGTACACGTGCGCTCGCGTTGCGTTTCGGCCGGGCGGCGATGAACCGGGACGGCGTGGACGTGGAACGACGTGTGTTGTGGGCAGCACTGGCCGGCATGGCCGGCCTGGCGGGCATGCTCGGACTGTATCTGGGTATCCTGTCAGTGGCCAATTCACCGGCCCACGCGTTCGATCAGCTTGGCCAGGACCTTGGCTGGGTTGTACTGGTGGCGCTCGGTTTCGGTGTCCAGGTGGGCATGCACACGCTCTTGCGGCTTGGAGCGCATGCCGCAACCTCGGCAGGGAACGCGGCCCTGTCGGGCGCCGGTACCATGGGCTCGACGATCGGCATGATCGCTTGCTGTGCGCACCATGTGGCCGATCTGGCTCCGTTGGCGGCGTTGCTCGGGGCGTCCGGAATGTCGGGTTTCGCTGCGGCGCTCAACGAATGGAAGTTTCCGGTAATCGCCGTGGGACTGCTCATCAACGCGATAGGTGTTTACTTCACGTGGCGGGTCTTGCGCCGCTCGTTCGTGCTTGTGGGCGCCATGGCTTAG
- a CDS encoding HAMP domain-containing protein gives MLRDLRTQILLWTILPFTVLLVAVAMLGVNGHQMAMRDLVAERDSALAATASDRLSDLLGDHAAHLASLDPDQPGSWDTRAFEGGIALLDAERHIVRAEPSVGVWASRTRYVPASGAFSVPFRENGLWHVLVVRPLVDGQLLIGMLTLPQLARVVPQGTAYLVDSHGHTILHPDEARVGEDLGGHEGIREVMRGEAGMAFHRDLNAAEQVVGYAPVAGTGWGLLIEEPWDHVVTPMFQFAVLLPLLFAGVAIVTLGGLYFGVRNVVRPLQALAQVANRIAFGNYRAAEQSVGGIREIEDLRETLNAMAHEVEAGRAATQNYIAAITRSQEDERKRLARELHDDTIQTIIALQQRATMTRRVLDRDPAAAAVRLDELTGMLGGALDSVRRFVRDLRPTYLDMLGLIPALETLARDTGAQLVCEGDERRLDGERELVLFRIVQEALQNTRKHAQAAHASVTLAFGADGVQATIEDDGKGFDAPDEPAVFARAGHFGLMGMHERAQLFGGHVYVKSVSGEGTKVVVFLPLPPDPRESAPPG, from the coding sequence ATGCTGCGCGATCTGCGGACCCAAATCCTGCTCTGGACGATCCTGCCCTTCACGGTCCTGCTCGTCGCCGTCGCGATGCTGGGCGTGAACGGCCACCAGATGGCGATGCGCGACCTCGTGGCCGAGCGTGACAGCGCGTTGGCCGCCACCGCGTCCGATCGGCTCTCTGACTTGCTCGGCGACCATGCCGCGCATCTGGCTAGTCTGGATCCCGATCAGCCAGGATCATGGGACACCCGGGCCTTTGAGGGCGGTATTGCCCTGCTGGACGCCGAGCGGCATATCGTTCGCGCCGAACCGTCGGTTGGCGTCTGGGCCAGCCGAACCAGGTACGTACCGGCCTCGGGCGCGTTCTCCGTCCCGTTTCGAGAGAATGGCCTCTGGCATGTGCTCGTCGTCCGCCCGCTTGTCGATGGCCAGTTACTGATTGGCATGCTGACCCTGCCCCAGCTTGCCCGTGTGGTTCCCCAGGGCACGGCGTACCTCGTTGATAGTCATGGCCACACCATCCTGCACCCGGATGAAGCGCGCGTGGGTGAGGACCTGGGTGGCCACGAAGGCATTCGCGAAGTGATGCGCGGCGAAGCAGGGATGGCATTTCATCGCGACCTCAATGCGGCCGAGCAGGTCGTCGGGTACGCGCCCGTGGCCGGCACCGGGTGGGGGCTGCTGATTGAAGAGCCGTGGGACCACGTCGTGACGCCGATGTTCCAGTTCGCTGTGCTGCTGCCGCTGTTGTTTGCCGGCGTGGCGATTGTGACCCTCGGCGGGCTGTACTTTGGCGTGCGCAACGTTGTGCGCCCACTGCAGGCGCTGGCCCAGGTGGCCAACCGGATTGCCTTTGGGAATTACCGTGCCGCCGAGCAGTCGGTAGGTGGTATACGTGAGATTGAGGACCTGCGCGAGACGCTCAACGCCATGGCGCACGAGGTGGAAGCGGGCCGCGCGGCCACGCAGAACTATATCGCCGCGATCACGCGCAGCCAGGAAGACGAGCGCAAGCGCCTGGCGCGCGAACTGCACGACGACACGATTCAGACCATCATCGCACTGCAGCAGCGCGCGACCATGACCCGCCGCGTGCTGGACCGGGACCCGGCCGCCGCCGCCGTGCGACTCGATGAGTTGACCGGCATGCTTGGCGGCGCACTCGACTCGGTGCGGCGATTCGTGCGCGACCTGCGACCAACGTATCTGGATATGCTCGGCCTGATTCCCGCGCTGGAGACGCTGGCGCGCGACACCGGCGCTCAGCTCGTTTGCGAGGGCGACGAACGCCGGCTGGACGGCGAGCGCGAGCTGGTGCTGTTCCGCATTGTGCAAGAGGCGCTGCAGAATACGCGCAAGCATGCGCAGGCGGCGCATGCCAGCGTAACGCTGGCCTTTGGCGCGGATGGCGTGCAAGCGACGATTGAGGACGACGGCAAGGGCTTCGATGCGCCGGACGAGCCGGCAGTATTCGCACGCGCCGGACACTTCGGTTTGATGGGGATGCACGAGCGCGCCCAGTTGTTTGGCGGCCATGTATATGTCAAGTCGGTAAGCGGTGAAGGCACCAAGGTCGTAGTGTTTCTGCCGCTGCCGCCCGATCCGCGTGAATCGGCGCCGCCCGGCTAG